One genomic region from Sparus aurata chromosome 15, fSpaAur1.1, whole genome shotgun sequence encodes:
- the LOC115596413 gene encoding dual specificity protein phosphatase 13: protein MDRKSVSGAESEARSDSEQGNVSDTDPEEGGKCATEDSNRTWRVPSLQELEEVLHSAPRSCRHGDEVWPNLYLGDMFMSHDKLGLWQLGVTHVLNAAHGKLCCKGSDDFYGTTVKYYGVPANDLPTFDLSPFFYPAAEFIHQALTSGGKVFVHCAVGVSRSAALVMAFLMIHHHLSLLSSVRCVQQKRWIFPNRGFLRQLIALDRKLLEGGLTEEAK from the exons ATGGACAGGAAATCAGTCTCAGGTGCTGAATCGGAGGCGAGATCTGACTCTGAGCAGGGAAATGTCAGCGACACAGACCCAGAAGAGGGGGGAAAGTGTGCGACAGAGGATTCAAACAGGACATGGAGGGTCCCATCTCTCCAGGAGCTGGAAGAGGTTTTACATTCAGCTCCACGCTCCTGTCGCCATGGAGACGAGGTGTGGCCCAACCTGTATCTAGGAGACAT GTTTATGTCTCATGACAAGCTCGGGCTCTGGCAGCTGGGCGTTACTCACGTCCTGAACGCAGCGCATGGAAAACTGTGCTGCAAGGGCAGCGATGATTTTTATGGGACCACAGTGAAATACTACGGAGTCCCAGCCAACGACCTGCCAACGTTTGACCTTTCACCTTTCTTCTACCCTGCTGCTGAGTTCATTCACCAGGCCCTGACATCAGGAG GTAAGGTGTTTGTTCACTGTGCTGTGGGTGTGAGTCGCTCAGCTGCACTGGTCATGGCCTTCCTGATGATTCATCACCACCTCAGTCTCCTGTCCTCGGTGCGCTGTGTGCAACAGAAACGCTGGATTTTCCCAAACAGAGGCTTCCTGCGACAGCTTATAGCCCTGGACCGAAAACTGCTGGAGGGAGGGTTGACTGAGGAGGCAAAATGA
- the LOC115596388 gene encoding inactive dual specificity phosphatase 27-like: MSLRDPPYEPPSVSELQEFLLADRRPTGHVNQVWPNLYIGNEVAARDKGTLHSLGITHIVNAAHGSSPNPGLFLCVNTGPRFYRDMKVDYYGVEADDAIDFVLSPFFYPTARYIRAALAMGGRVFVHCLMGVSRSATLVLAFLMIVEGLRLQEAVAAIRPHRDICPNPGFLQQLRGLDMGLERERRRRRQAQATLGHSAQEEDAPSLTELRQILWTDRKPVAPVDQVWPNLYVGDESVARDKTTLSSLGVTHVLNAAAGRHRINTGQQFYSDLKVDYHSVEAADHPEFDLRPFFKSAAQFMDSALKRNGKVLVHCAMGVSRSGALVLAYLMICHDLSLAEAIIAVRLNRDIGPNSGFLEQLRQLELSLSQQRRQVTEEGHTDAS, translated from the exons atgtcTCTCAGGGATCCACCATATGAACCTCCATCTGTCTCGGAGCTGCAGGAGTTCCTGCTGGCCGACCGACGACCCACTGGACACGTCAATCAAGTCTGGCCTAACCTTTACATCGGCAACGA GGTGGCTGCTCGTGACAAGGGCACTCTCCACAGTCTGGGCATAACTCACATTGTGAATGCTGCTCATGGATCATCGCCCAACCCCGGCCTCTTCCTCTGCGTCAACACCGGCCCACGTTTCTACAGAGACATGAAGGTGGATTATTATGGGGTGGAGGCTGATGATGCAATAGATTTCGTTCTTAGTCCTTTCTTTTACCCCACTGCACGGTACATCAGAGCTGCACTGGCCATGGGAG GACGGGTGTTTGTCCACTGTCTGATGGGTGTGAGCCGCTCTGCCACTCTGGTGCTGGCTTTCCTGATGATTGTGGAGGGCCTGAGGCTGCAGGAGGCGGTGGCTGCCATCAGGCCGCACAGAGACATCTGTCCAAACCCAggcttcctgcagcagctccgaGGCCTCGACATGGgcctggagagggagaggaggaggcgacGACAGGCCCAGGCGACACT AGGTCACTCAGCCCAGGAAGAGGACGCACCATCTCTGACAGAGCTCAGGCAAATTCTctggacagacaggaagccgGTGGCACCTGTCGACCAAGTCTGGCCCAACCTCTACGTCGGAGATGA gtctgtGGCGAGAGATAAAACCACACTCTCGTCTCTGGGCGTGACTCATGTGCTGAATGCTGCAGCAGGTCGGCACCGGATCAACACAGGTCAGCAGTTCTACAGTGACCTTAAGGTGGACTACCACAGCGTTGAAGCTGCTGACCATCCGGAGTTTGACCTCCGACCTTTCTTCAAATCTGCTGCACAGTTCATGGACAGCGCTCTGAAGAGAAACG GGAAGGTGTTAGTCCACTGTGCCATGGGTGTCAGTCGCTCCGGAGCTCTGGTTCTTGCGTATCTGATGATCTGCCACGACCTGTCGTTGGCAGAGGCCATCATCGCTGTGCGTCTGAACCGAGACATCGGACCCAACTCTGGGTTTCTGGAGCAGCTCAGACAGCTGGAGCTGAGCCTCagtcagcagaggagacaggtcacagaggagggcCACACTGACGCATCATGA
- the adka gene encoding adenosine kinase isoform X1, whose protein sequence is MASEEPKAKKQKLSKEEKKESPTKKTPAELSPNSLFGMGNPLLDISAVVDKDFLDKYTLKPNDQILAEDKHKALFEEIVKKFKVEYHAGGATQNSIKLAQWMIQEPHNVGTFFGCIGKDKFGEILKQKAEDAHIDAHYYEQDEEPTGTCAACITGDNRSLVANLAAANCYKKDKHLDLEENWKLVEKAKVYYIAGFFLTVSLESILKVAKHASENNKLFCLNLSAPFICQFFKDNLMQVMPYVDVLFGNETEAAAFAKEQDFDTTDIKEIAKKAQALPKVNTKRPRIVVLTQGKDETTMALHDKVQTFPVLKIDPKDIVDTNGAGDAFVGGFLSGLVQEKPLNQCVKAAHYAANVIIRRAGCTFPEKPDFK, encoded by the exons ATGGCTTCTGAAGAACcaaaagcaaagaaacaaaaactttcaaaggaggagaagaaagagtcTCCAACCAAAAAGACTCCCGCCGAACTAAG ccCTAATTCACTCTTTGGGATGGGAAACCCGCTACTGGACATCTCAGCTGTGGTGGACAAAGACTTCTTGGACAA GTACACCCTGAAACCCAACGACCAGATCCTGGCAGAGGACAAACACAAAGCACT atttgaggagatagtgaagaaGTTCAAAGTTGAGTATCATGCTGGAGGAGCCACACAGAACTCCATAAAGCTTGCTCAG TGGATGATCCAAGAACCCCACAATGTGGGCACATTCTTCGGCTGCATTGGCAAAGACAAGTTTGGAGAGATCCTTAAGCAGAAGGCTGAGGATGCCCACATCGATGCCCACTACTACGAGCAAGACGAAGAGCCCACAGGCACATGTGCTGCTTGCATCACCGGAGATAACAG GTCGCTGGTTGCTAACCTAGCTGCGGCTAACTGTTATAAGAAGGATAAGCATCTAGACCTGGAAGAAAACTGGAAACTGGTGGAAAAAGCTAAAGTCTACTACATTGCT GGTTTCTTCCTGACTGTCTCCTTGGAGTCCATCCTGAAAGTGGCGAAGCATGCATCTGAAAATAACAAGCTGTTTTGCCTGAACCTCTCTGCACCCTTCATCTGCCAGTTCTTCAAGGATAACCTTATGCAGGTTATGCCCTACGTCGACGTGCTGTTCGGCAATGAGACA GAGGCTGCTGCATTTGCTAAAGAGCAGGACTTTGAT ACCACAGACATTAAGGAAATTGCCAAGAAAGCTCAGGCTTTGCCCAAAGTCAACACAAAGAGACCGAGGATTGTCGTGCTGACACAGGGGAAAGACGAAACTACTATGGCCCTGC ATGACAAGGTCCAGACATTCCCTGTACTGAAGATCGACCCCAAGGACATTGTTGACACAAACGGTGCAGGTGACGCCTTTGTAGGAG GTTTCCTGTCTGGGCTCGTCCAGGAGAAACCACTGAATCAGTGCGTGAAGGCAGCCCACTATGCCGCCAACGTCATCATCAGACGAGCAGGTTGCACCTTCCCCGAAAAACCAGACTTCAAGTGA
- the LOC115596414 gene encoding dual specificity phosphatase DUPD1 codes for MSSGVVKSRGRNPYTAVRVDPDSDYITPGTLDLEQLFWAGNGAQYAHVNQVWPSLYIGDEKTALECPGLRDLGITHVLNAAEGKFNNVLTGADYYCDMDIQYFGVEADDKPTFNISQYFCSATQFIHDALSHPQNKVLVHCVMGRSRSATLVLAYLMMKHSLSVVDAIEHVRQRRCILPNHGFLKQLRALDITLQEERLRQKREIQDQ; via the exons ATGTCCTCCGGTGTGGTGAAGTCCAGGGGCAGGAACCCGTACACAGCGGTGCGGGTCGACCCAGACAGTGATTACATCACACCAGGAACGTTAGACCTGGAGCAGCTGTTCTGGGCTGGTAATGGGGCTCAGTACGCACACGTCAACCAGGTCTGGCCCAGTCTCTACATTGGGGATGA GAAAACAGCTCTGGAGTGTCCTGGCCTGAGGGATCTGGGCATCACACATGTCCTTAATGCAGCAGAGGGAAAGTTTAATAATGTGCTTACTGGCGCTGATTACTACTGTGACATGGACATCCAGTACTTTGGTGTAGAGGCCGATGACAAACCCACCTTCAACATCTCCCAGTACTTCTGCTCGGCAACACAGTTTATTCACGACGCCCTCAGTCACCCACAGA ACAAGGTGCTGGTGCACTGCGTGATGGGTCGGAGCAGGTCTGCGACTCTCGTATTGGCTTATCTGATGATGAAACACAGCTTATCAGTGGTGGATGCTATCGAGCATGTGCGACAGCGCCGCTGCATCCTGCCCAATCATGGATTCCTGAAACAGCTCAGAGCCCTGGACATCACGTTACAGGAGGAGAGGCTCAGGCAAAAAAGAGAGATCCAAGACCAATAG
- the LOC115596381 gene encoding sphingomyelin synthase-related protein 1-like: MALSEDRVSSWSCKQVAQWLQEEGFGEYVELLCTQHRLDGLSLLALTEADLRGPPLGLTVLGDIKRLTISLRRLQRQNQAQLEELGLRPTDSLHAGLSLGAEWSCDGADRRYNGGERACNGTELRLRNGDRSGYGSGGTLCHTHSNGRCRQHLAGRLDPEVWKTVISSFYVFSVFGFTSFVMVIVHERVPDTRTYPPLPDIFLDSVPRIPWAFAMAEACGVILCYMFLLILLLHKHRSILFRRLCSLMGTVFLLRCCTMFVTSLSVPGQHLKCASKTYGDTFGKIQRALAIWSGFGMTLTGVQTCGDYMFSGHTVVITLLNFFVTEYTPRTWNLIHTISWVLNLFGIFFILAAHEHYSIDVFIAFYITTRLFLYYHTLANTRAYQHSRRARIWFPMFSFFECNVNGPVPNQYHWPFNKPAYMKTLIG; the protein is encoded by the exons ATGGCGCTGTCGGAGGACAGGGTGAGTTCCTGGAGCTGTAAGCAGGTGGCCCAGTGGCTGCAGGAAGAAGGTTTCGGGGAGTACGTGGAGTTATTGTGCACCCAGCACCGCCTGGACGGCCTCAGCCTGCTGGCTCTGACTGAGGCCGACCTGCGTGGGCCTCCGCTGGGCCTCACTGTGCTGGGAGACATCAAGAGGCTGACCATTTCCCTCCGCCGGCTCCAGAGACAGAACCAGGcccagctggaggagctgggtCTCCGGCCTACAGACAGTCTCCATGCTGGGCTCTCACTGGGCGCTGagtggagctgtgatggagctgATAGGCGATACAACGGAGGAGAGCGTGCTTGTAACGGGACTGAGCTGCGGTTGAGGAACGGTGATAGATCTGGATACGGTTCAGGTGGGACGCTGTGCCATACACACTCGAACGGGAGGTGTAGGCAGCACCTGGCTGGTAGATTGGACCCAGAGGTGTGGAAGACGGTCATCAGCTCCTTTTAtgtcttttctgtgtttggatTCACGTCTTTTGTCATGGTCATCGTACACGAGCGAGTCCCGGACACGAGGACGTACCCACCGCTGCCCGACATATTTCTGGACAG TGTTCCCAGAATCCCTTGGGCTTTTGCCATGGCTGAAGCCTGTGGTGTCATCCTGTGTTACATGTTTCTGTTGATCCTGCTCCTTCACAAACACAG GTCCATTCTCTTCAGGCGGCTGTGTTCTTTAATGGGAACTGTGTTTCTACTTCGGTGTTGCACCATGTTCGTCACCTCGCTCTCTGTGCCTGGCCAGCACCTGAAGTGTGCCAGTAAG ACCTACGGTGATACTTTTGGAAAGATACAGAGGGCGCTGGCCATCTGGAGTGGATTTGGGATGACTCTGACAGGCGTCCAAACGTGTGGAGACTACATGTTCAGTGGACACACTGTGGTCATCACATTGCTCAACTTTTTTGTGACTGAGT ACACTCCACGAACCTGGAATCTAATCCACACCATCTCCTGGGTCTTGAACCTGTTTGGGATTTTCTTCATTCTGGCGGCTCACGAGCACTACTCCATCGATGTGTTCATCGCCTTTTACATCACCACCCGCCTCTTCCTCTACTACCACACTCTAGCCAACACCCGTGCCTACCAGCACAGCCGGAGGGCACGCATTTGGTTCCCCATGTTCTCCTTCTTTGAGTGCAATGTGAACGGACCTGTCCCCAACCAGTACCACTGGCCCTTCAACAAACCTGCCTACATGAAAACTCTGATTGGATAG
- the LOC115596417 gene encoding dual specificity protein phosphatase 13, with translation MSGSSQRQDLVLIKELELILDSSSLELTPVDEVWPNLYIGNVAVAQNRKTLHKLGITHVLNAAHSKQGSIGDQSFYGNTCVYFGIPAEDSDHFDLSQYFKPAADFIHKGLKSKDGKVLVHCIMGVSRSATLVLVYLMLRQRLSLRDALKSVVQKRAIYPNRNFLSLLLKLDERLTFRRRFCPLL, from the exons ATGTCAGGGAGCAGCCAGCGACAGGACCTGGTGCTCATTAAAGAGCTTGAGCTCATCTTGGATTCCAGCTCCCTGGAGCTCACACCAGTGGATGAAGTCTGGCCCAACCTGTACATAGGAAATGT ggCCGTAGCACAGAACAGAAAGACATTACATAAGCTTGGAATCACTCATGTCCTGAACGCAGCGCACTCCAAGCAGGGCAGCATCGGCGACCAGAGTTTTTACGGGAACACCTGCGTTTACTTTGGGATCCCAGCAGAGGATTCGGACCACTTTGACCTCAGTCAGTACTTCAAACCTGCAGCTGATTTCATACATAAAGGCCTGAAGAGCAAAGATG GTAAGGTGCTGGTGCACTGCATCATGGGCGTAAGTCGATCGGCCACTTTGGTGCTGGTCTACTTGATGCTGCGGCAGCGTCTCTCTCTGAGAGATGCTCTGAAGAGTGTTGTCCAAAAACGGGCCATTTACCCCAACCGGAAtttcctgtctctcctcctgaaGCTGGATGAACGGCTGACCTTCAGACGGAGATTCTGTCCTCTTCTCTga
- the adka gene encoding adenosine kinase isoform X2 — protein MSSASPNSLFGMGNPLLDISAVVDKDFLDKYTLKPNDQILAEDKHKALFEEIVKKFKVEYHAGGATQNSIKLAQWMIQEPHNVGTFFGCIGKDKFGEILKQKAEDAHIDAHYYEQDEEPTGTCAACITGDNRSLVANLAAANCYKKDKHLDLEENWKLVEKAKVYYIAGFFLTVSLESILKVAKHASENNKLFCLNLSAPFICQFFKDNLMQVMPYVDVLFGNETEAAAFAKEQDFDTTDIKEIAKKAQALPKVNTKRPRIVVLTQGKDETTMALHDKVQTFPVLKIDPKDIVDTNGAGDAFVGGFLSGLVQEKPLNQCVKAAHYAANVIIRRAGCTFPEKPDFK, from the exons ATGTCTTCTGCAAG ccCTAATTCACTCTTTGGGATGGGAAACCCGCTACTGGACATCTCAGCTGTGGTGGACAAAGACTTCTTGGACAA GTACACCCTGAAACCCAACGACCAGATCCTGGCAGAGGACAAACACAAAGCACT atttgaggagatagtgaagaaGTTCAAAGTTGAGTATCATGCTGGAGGAGCCACACAGAACTCCATAAAGCTTGCTCAG TGGATGATCCAAGAACCCCACAATGTGGGCACATTCTTCGGCTGCATTGGCAAAGACAAGTTTGGAGAGATCCTTAAGCAGAAGGCTGAGGATGCCCACATCGATGCCCACTACTACGAGCAAGACGAAGAGCCCACAGGCACATGTGCTGCTTGCATCACCGGAGATAACAG GTCGCTGGTTGCTAACCTAGCTGCGGCTAACTGTTATAAGAAGGATAAGCATCTAGACCTGGAAGAAAACTGGAAACTGGTGGAAAAAGCTAAAGTCTACTACATTGCT GGTTTCTTCCTGACTGTCTCCTTGGAGTCCATCCTGAAAGTGGCGAAGCATGCATCTGAAAATAACAAGCTGTTTTGCCTGAACCTCTCTGCACCCTTCATCTGCCAGTTCTTCAAGGATAACCTTATGCAGGTTATGCCCTACGTCGACGTGCTGTTCGGCAATGAGACA GAGGCTGCTGCATTTGCTAAAGAGCAGGACTTTGAT ACCACAGACATTAAGGAAATTGCCAAGAAAGCTCAGGCTTTGCCCAAAGTCAACACAAAGAGACCGAGGATTGTCGTGCTGACACAGGGGAAAGACGAAACTACTATGGCCCTGC ATGACAAGGTCCAGACATTCCCTGTACTGAAGATCGACCCCAAGGACATTGTTGACACAAACGGTGCAGGTGACGCCTTTGTAGGAG GTTTCCTGTCTGGGCTCGTCCAGGAGAAACCACTGAATCAGTGCGTGAAGGCAGCCCACTATGCCGCCAACGTCATCATCAGACGAGCAGGTTGCACCTTCCCCGAAAAACCAGACTTCAAGTGA
- the msmb gene encoding beta-microseminoprotein gives MASLHVFVCLLGLVVLCHSDCFFEQLVIKDLKNPPTGCVDKDGQQHAFGTNWMRDCISCSCTTDGLSCCNQLPDASTVEIPEECELVVNKQACTAKAVLKSDKTKDCILT, from the exons ATG GCTTCTCTCCACGTGTTTGTTTGCCTGTTGGGACTGGTTGTCCTGTGTCACTCTGACTGCTTCTTTGAGCAGTTAGTGATCAAAGATTTGAAAAACCCTCCCACGG gGTGTGTGGATAAGGATGGACAGCAGCATGCTTTTGGCACTAATTGGATGAGAGACTGCATATCGTGCTCTTGTACGACGGACGGCCTGAGCTGCTGCAACCA GTTACCTGATGCATCCACAGTAGAAATCCCTGAGGAGTGTGAGCTGGTTGTAAATAAGCAGGCCTGCACTGCCAAGGCGGTGTTGAAGTCAGACAAGACAAAAGATTGTATCCTCACTTAA
- the LOC115596380 gene encoding neuropeptide Y receptor type 4-like has protein sequence MSLSGNTNQSSPSTTALPLPFNSSTSAHSLTLEEGRTSYESVQEWLGNKTQLLSDLAVLGHNDQCHMSPVLTGFLVVWYSITMLLGLLGNIGLICIIARRREKVNVTSIFICNLSFSDILVCVFCLPFTVIYTLMDHWVFGSLLCRLVPFIQCMSVTVSVLSLVFIALERHQLIINPSGWKPSIPQAYSVLVLIWILACFTSSPFLAFQLLTNEPYTNVMPILPTPLYHQASPQAYFNASPPQPVSYASKNSSLLPNTPRNLFSYNPASPHMEACLEHWPSQQHRLAYTTWLLLFQYCGPLTLVLLCYVRVFVRLRHRKEMLDRTRTPESQRMSHSRRINIMLVALITAFALCWLPLTIFNVVSDWYQEALPICHHNLLFSLCHLLAMSSTCINPIIYGFLNSNFRQEVREVLLHCRCSPVEEECERFPMSTVHMEVSRTSAPLTCRSNSV, from the coding sequence ATGTCCTTAAGTGGCAACACGAACCAGTCTTCTCCTTCGACGACAGCTCTGCCGCTGCCCTTCAACAGCTCCACCTCTGCACATTCCCTAACGTTGGAAGAGGGGAGAACCAGCTATGAGTCTGTGCAGGAGTGGTTGGGGAATAAGACCCAGCTCCTGTCAGACCTCGCTGTTCTGGGGCACAATGATCAGTGCCATATGTCTCCTGTCCTCACGGGATTCCTTGTAGTGTGGTACAGCATAACAATGTTGCTGGGGCTGCTGGGGAACATTGGCCTCATCTGCATCATTGCCCGTCGCAGAGAAAAAGTCAATGTCACCAGCATTTTCATTTGCAACCTGTCATTCTCTGACATCCTTGTGTGTGTCTTCTGCCTCCCCTTCACTGTCATATACACGCTGATGGACCATTGGGTGTTCGGGTCGCTGTTATGCCGGCTGGTGCCGTTCATCCAGTGTATGTCTGTGACCGTGTCTGTGCTGTCGCTGGTGTTCATCGCTCTGGAAAGACATCAGCTCATCATCAATCCATCTGGGTGGAAACCGAGCATTCCCCAGGCCTACAGCGTGCTGGTTCTCATTTGGATTCTGGCCTGCTTCACCTCCTCACCTTTCTTAGCCTTTCAGCTCCTCACAAATGAGCCCTATACTAACGTAATGCCGATCCTGCCCACTCCACTCTATCACCAAGCTTCTCCTCAGGCCTATTTCAATGCATCTCCACCTCAACCTGTTTCCTACGCATCAAAAAACTCATCTCTGCTGCCAAATACACCCCGCAACCTCTTTTCTTACAACCCCGCCTCTCCACATATGGAGGCCTGTCTGGAGCACTGGCCATCCCAGCAGCACAGGCTCGCTTACACCACATGGCTCCTGCTCTTCCAGTACTGTGGTCCACTGACGTTGGTCCTGCTCTGTTACGTTCGAGTTTTTGTCCGCCTTCGCCACCGCAAAGAAATGCTGGACCGCACCAGGACCCCAGAGAGTCAGCGCATGTCCCACAGCCGCCGCATAAACATCATGCTGGTCGCCCTCATCACGGCCTTTGCTCTCTGCTGGCTGCCGCTCACCATCTTCAACGTGGTGTCAGACTGGTACCAGGAGGCTCTGCCCATCTGCCACCACAACCTGCTGTTCTCCCTCTGCCACCTGCTGGCCATGTCATCCACCTGCATCAACCCCATCATCTACGGCTTCCTCAACTCCAACTTCCGGCAAGAGGTGAGAGAGGTGCTCCTGCACTGCCGCTGCAGCCCAGTAGAAGAAGAGTGTGAGCGTTTCCCCATGTCCACCGTGCACATGGAAGTGTCCCGCACCTCGGCGCCTCTCACCTGCAGGAGCAactctgtctga